TGTGTGCAATCGCAtcatataaaaataaagtaatcTCTAGTATTGATATAATTATCATTGCTAGTGCTGGGGGTTTACAAGTATATTCCTCTTCGTATTGTCCATCAGTATAATCACTAGAACGTAGTTGCAAAACCGTTGGTCTTTGCGGTACCATAGAATGTAAATATCGTTGTACGAAATGACCAAAAACACCTTGCATATCTTTTCTATGAATCTAAAGAAATATCAGTCATTTATAATACTCAATACTCAATTAAACATTATACTGCacagattttcaaaatattttaaattgacaATATGTTCAAAGTAATTCTAAGTGATAACAATATTATAAGTAACTGAAATGAATTTACATACCATAGCTATGAATTCTGGATAATCTAAATATCCTGAATCATCTAAATCTGCTTTACGCATAATTATATGGACAACTCTGGTTGGAATATCATTGGAGTAACCAGAACAATGAATCATAGCTTTCAATTCCTGATATGAGATTTTTCCATCACCATCAAGATCATACTTTTCAAATATGGCTTTCCAAtgctgaaaatattaaaaattcttgcaatatgcatagaaataaaataaagagtATTTCATTACATTTCTAATATATTGGATTTATGAAGGTTATGAGAAACTGATAATGAAAATTACAAGCATAACAAATTATTTCTTACAGCATTGTTATATTGTAAGGGTATCGTTACTCCAGGTTCTCCGTCTTGATTGTTTGACATTCTTATCAGTTTGAAACCtctataaaatgtaataatgaattaaaattgttaaataagaCAACACTACTGatgtttaatattatataaaacattttcattattatttataaatgattaattttatatttattctagTTCTAGtcttaaaaaattaaacaaaagtaTTTACCTTTACTGATTGTTAACAAATACAATAAACAtaacattttacaaaaaaagaatgtataaaaacttaaatataatataccCTTATACGACAAATCGGAAAATCGGTCATTGATTAACGAACGGTTTCTGCAGTTTAGTGAATGTACACAAAAGACGTCCGTGTGATCTATGAAATCGTTATTCTGACTAACCGACAGATAGATCAGTTGTCATTTAACATTACACAGTCATTGGcacacattttatattttatcttatCTGACCGATATACACggaaaattgataaaagaaaTTGATATAAGTAACCGGTGACAAATACTATTCAGTcagaaatatgtataaatgCAGAATCCGATTGTTGTGAATTTATGTGCTTATAAAGTATTATTGTCTTTAATACCTGCAGACTTGACGGAAATCCTAATTAGTGCAATGATTTAGATTATTTTCGCATAAAATTTCCCATTACATACTATATAATTATTAGATTATAATGAAAAGCTTGGATCATCTGGTATAACGGGATACGTTTGAAAAGACTCTCGATCGCCAGCGTCGCAACAGGTGAACTCGCAAGCAAGCATCGCACGAATAGAAAGTGCCGCAAGATGTTGCAGTTGTGTGGCAAAAGAATGTTGTAATCACTCCCTTACCGATTATCGAAACGTTACTTCAGTTTCATTggtcattatttatttatgcttATTTATCATTTCTACTTGAAACAGACCAAGTTGCATAATTTgccaacaaaataattatatcATCTTCGTCTGAATCTAATTGTAACTTACCGTGGTAACTGTATATACAATGGAGAACACAAATTAACTGTTGTTATCGGTGAAGATACGACGATCAAAATCTAATAGTAATTATATGCATCGCTCGTAGTAGTATCAAAAATTCTGATTTGATAACGCCTTTGAATTCTTGAATGAATCATGAAacatgtatgcatgtatgtatgtatgtagttATTAGGTATCCTAATCTGATACGGCAAAACTTACCCATACAATCGTATACTGATAACTTTTTCGATTAATAAATATATGACGTACACGTATCCTACGAGA
This window of the Ptiloglossa arizonensis isolate GNS036 chromosome 13, iyPtiAriz1_principal, whole genome shotgun sequence genome carries:
- the Rho-4 gene encoding rhomboid-4 isoform X3, whose translation is MFYPQRMIRQISDISYVGGFKLIRMSNNQDGEPGVTIPLQYNNAHWKAIFEKYDLDGDGKISYQELKAMIHCSGYSNDIPTRVVHIIMRKADLDDSGYLDYPEFIAMIHRKDMQGVFGHFVQRYLHSMVPQRPTVLQLRSSDYTDGQYEEEYTCKPPALAMIIISILEITLFLYDAIAHKSLSVEGPAATLFIYNPHKRYQAWRYLTYMFVHVGALHLVVNLLVQIMLGIPLEMVHKWWRVLTIYIAGVVAGSLGTSVSDPSVFLAGASGLLVGINVLRNLEVKKWEKVVWWTSIITYTGLMTAAILWNILYTSYYE